From a region of the Mycobacteroides saopaulense genome:
- a CDS encoding WhiB family transcriptional regulator yields MQIFITWHEEALCRGMPSEVFYSPDHERGNARLVRERRAKQICHQCPVREPCGRHAIDAREPYGVWGATTPRERQERRC; encoded by the coding sequence ATGCAGATATTCATCACATGGCACGAGGAAGCGTTGTGCCGGGGCATGCCCTCGGAGGTCTTCTACTCGCCTGATCATGAACGTGGCAACGCGCGGTTGGTCAGGGAGCGACGCGCAAAACAGATATGCCATCAGTGTCCGGTGCGCGAGCCGTGCGGCCGCCACGCCATCGACGCGCGCGAGCCCTACGGAGTCTGGGGAGCCACTACTCCCCGTGAGCGGCAAGAACGAAGGTGTTGA
- a CDS encoding sodium:proton exchanger yields the protein MQTIASTPDVVRELRRRLLRSVCITALFMAPALVTRIGGLHPNPVAALVIYGAAVVAASFILAWAAEAAQMDVSGGLAIAVLALIAVLPEYAVDLYYAYISGRVPEYSQYAAANMTGSNRLLMGLGWPVVVLIALAVARKTSGRPTNLLSLEPSNRIELGFLMVAGVVAFVIPASGHIHLVLGIALLAWFGFYLFTISHGEAEEPDLVGTAAAIGMLPKHMRRSTVVTMFIMAASVILLCAEPFANSLVSAGTQLGVDQFLLVQWLAPLASEAPEFIIAAIFAARGKGTAAIATLISSKVNQWTLLIGSLPIAHLVGGGGYSLVLDSRQIEETLLTATQTMMGVALILALRFHRGTAWALLALFIIQFPITSTHGRLILCGVYGVLAIVGLIVNRRHVIATIRAPFSRSAHLHLTVP from the coding sequence GTGCAGACCATCGCGAGTACGCCCGACGTGGTTCGTGAACTGCGTCGGCGGCTTCTCCGGTCGGTGTGCATCACCGCGCTGTTCATGGCGCCCGCACTGGTCACACGGATCGGCGGGCTACATCCGAATCCGGTGGCGGCACTCGTCATCTACGGCGCTGCCGTGGTGGCCGCGAGTTTCATCCTGGCCTGGGCTGCGGAAGCCGCGCAGATGGACGTATCCGGCGGCTTGGCCATCGCGGTACTGGCCCTGATCGCGGTACTACCCGAGTACGCCGTCGACCTCTACTACGCCTACATCTCCGGCCGAGTTCCCGAGTACAGCCAATACGCGGCGGCGAACATGACCGGATCAAACCGGCTGCTGATGGGCCTGGGCTGGCCTGTTGTCGTCCTCATTGCACTCGCGGTGGCCCGCAAGACATCCGGACGTCCTACCAACCTGCTGTCGCTGGAGCCGTCCAACCGCATCGAGCTGGGGTTCCTGATGGTGGCCGGTGTGGTGGCATTTGTCATCCCGGCAAGCGGTCACATTCACCTTGTGCTGGGCATCGCCTTGCTGGCCTGGTTCGGGTTCTACCTGTTCACGATCAGTCACGGCGAGGCCGAGGAGCCCGACTTGGTGGGCACAGCGGCGGCCATCGGCATGCTGCCCAAGCACATGCGCCGCAGCACCGTCGTCACGATGTTCATTATGGCCGCGTCGGTCATCCTTTTGTGTGCCGAGCCCTTTGCCAACAGCCTGGTAAGTGCCGGAACACAATTGGGCGTCGATCAGTTCCTCCTGGTGCAGTGGCTCGCACCGCTGGCATCTGAAGCGCCAGAGTTCATCATCGCCGCGATCTTCGCCGCCCGAGGCAAGGGAACCGCCGCCATCGCCACGTTGATCTCGTCCAAGGTCAACCAGTGGACTCTCTTGATCGGTTCGCTGCCGATCGCCCATCTCGTGGGCGGTGGCGGTTACTCACTGGTTCTGGACTCCCGTCAGATCGAAGAAACCCTGCTGACCGCAACGCAAACCATGATGGGCGTGGCCCTGATCCTGGCCCTGCGATTCCATCGCGGCACCGCATGGGCTCTGTTGGCGCTGTTCATCATCCAGTTCCCGATCACCTCTACCCACGGCCGGCTCATCCTCTGCGGGGTGTACGGCGTACTGGCGATCGTCGGCTTGATCGTCAACCGCCGCCACGTCATCGCGACAATCCGTGCACCGTTTAGCAGGTCAGCGCACCTGCACTTGACTGTGCCGTAG
- a CDS encoding potassium channel family protein, translating to MRVAIAGAGKVGRSVARELLDYGHKILLIERERTNFEPPAVPGADWLNADACELDTLEEAGIQTCDVMVAATGDDKANLVVGLLTKTEFGVPRVVARINDIRNQWLFGQAWGVDVAVSTPGAMVAGIEGAIDIGHLVRLMGLRGGHADLTKLTLPQDNPLVGRRVADLDMPPNAALVTVVRSGTVLLPTPEDVLEAGDEMLFVANSAAELAIRAAIHGAGASPDQ from the coding sequence ATGCGAGTCGCGATCGCCGGGGCAGGCAAGGTCGGCCGTTCCGTGGCGCGCGAGCTGCTCGACTACGGCCACAAAATCCTGCTGATCGAACGTGAGCGCACCAACTTCGAACCCCCAGCGGTACCCGGGGCCGACTGGCTCAACGCCGACGCCTGCGAGCTGGACACCCTGGAGGAAGCGGGAATACAAACCTGCGACGTCATGGTCGCCGCCACCGGAGACGACAAGGCCAACCTCGTCGTGGGGCTACTGACCAAGACCGAGTTCGGCGTACCGCGAGTGGTCGCTCGCATCAACGACATCCGCAACCAATGGCTCTTCGGCCAGGCCTGGGGGGTCGACGTCGCGGTCTCCACACCCGGGGCCATGGTGGCGGGAATCGAGGGCGCGATCGACATCGGACACCTGGTGCGCCTGATGGGGTTGCGCGGAGGCCACGCGGATCTGACAAAACTGACTCTGCCCCAAGATAATCCGCTGGTGGGTCGGCGCGTGGCAGACCTGGATATGCCGCCGAACGCCGCGTTGGTCACCGTGGTTCGCAGCGGCACGGTGCTACTGCCCACCCCCGAAGATGTCTTGGAGGCGGGCGACGAGATGCTGTTCGTCGCGAACAGTGCGGCCGAACTCGCGATTCGCGCCGCGATTCACGGCGCCGGCGCATCGCCCGACCAATAG
- a CDS encoding helix-turn-helix domain-containing protein encodes MQANAEGVTVGWSTRELAELAGTSLRTVRHYHDIGLLGEPERRSNGYKSYGVAHLVRVLQIKRLTGLGLSLKQIAEMDEADEDPHEALRALDEELAATIERLQRVRDELGQILSSEMAADLPPEFGSAAVNMELSDTDRSLAFVMSRVLGPIGMQAFIGMFLDQQDRDLDHELESLPTDADEPTRADLAQRMALHARKLYAEHPGMLDSTADAPRGQQFAERTVAQALWDLFNPAQLDVLVRVGAALRGDQGLG; translated from the coding sequence GTGCAGGCGAATGCAGAAGGAGTGACGGTGGGCTGGAGTACTCGGGAGCTTGCTGAGCTCGCCGGCACCAGCCTGCGCACTGTGCGTCACTATCACGACATCGGACTGCTCGGCGAGCCCGAACGTCGTTCCAACGGTTACAAGAGTTACGGCGTCGCGCATTTGGTCCGGGTCTTGCAGATCAAACGCCTTACTGGGCTGGGCCTTTCCTTGAAGCAGATTGCGGAGATGGACGAGGCCGATGAGGATCCGCACGAGGCGCTTAGGGCGCTCGATGAGGAGCTGGCCGCCACCATCGAGCGGCTACAGCGGGTGCGCGACGAGCTGGGGCAGATACTCTCCAGCGAGATGGCGGCTGACCTACCGCCCGAATTCGGTTCGGCTGCAGTCAATATGGAGCTATCCGATACGGACCGCTCGCTCGCGTTCGTCATGTCCAGGGTGCTCGGTCCCATCGGTATGCAGGCATTCATCGGGATGTTCCTGGACCAGCAGGACCGCGACCTCGATCATGAACTGGAAAGTCTGCCCACCGATGCCGACGAGCCGACACGAGCCGATCTTGCCCAGCGGATGGCCCTGCACGCCCGCAAGTTGTACGCCGAGCATCCGGGGATGCTGGACTCGACCGCGGACGCCCCCCGGGGGCAACAGTTCGCTGAACGAACCGTGGCGCAGGCACTGTGGGATCTGTTCAATCCCGCCCAGCTCGACGTACTGGTTCGCGTAGGTGCGGCGCTGCGCGGGGATCAGGGACTGGGCTGA
- a CDS encoding DUF6131 family protein: protein MIILGAIALAAGFFLDIGWLWTGGVVLIVIGLILMVAGRMGHAIGGRRHYY, encoded by the coding sequence ATGATCATCCTCGGAGCCATCGCGCTGGCAGCCGGTTTCTTCCTCGACATCGGGTGGCTATGGACCGGCGGGGTGGTACTCATCGTCATCGGCCTGATCTTGATGGTCGCGGGCCGGATGGGACACGCCATCGGCGGCCGCCGCCACTACTACTGA
- a CDS encoding NRAMP family divalent metal transporter: MAFFNGVPRRYDGDGHAPNGAVMDSAHVGDIVGALGTIGQHESTEGRSRWQRFRMLLAVLGPGLIVMVGDNDAGGVATYAQAGQNYGMALLWTLALLIPVLYVNQEMVVRLGAVAGVGHARLIFSRFGRFWGAFSVGDLFVVNALTIVTEFIGVAMALSYFGLPRWISVPLAAVLLFAVVAGGSFRRWERFLFALIALNVVMVPMVILVRPSLTTTASGFVPSFPGGLNAELLMLIVAIVGTTVAPWQLFFQQSNIVDKRLTPRWIRYERIDLAVGIVVVMIGAVCIMGAAAFGLAGTDAVGNFTDAGAVARLLHEHVSPTVGALFAILLLDASLIGANAVGLATTYALGDTFGKRHSLHWKLSEAPAFYLGYGVLLAVAAAVSFSPDPVLGVLTQGVQALAGVLLPSATVFLVLLCNDKAVLGPWVNTARQNVVAGLIVWALVLLSLSLTAATFFPDLSTAQLKAFFVVGAVVGLLGGAVIYAARKRADRAAARVTAADLGGLDPEQVEDLESAPRDRALRREVLRQQRETWRTPALDTLERPAWSPLRTAGMIALRGYLVVAVVLVGVKVAQTIIG; the protein is encoded by the coding sequence ATGGCATTCTTCAACGGCGTCCCACGCCGATACGACGGCGACGGGCATGCGCCCAACGGCGCTGTGATGGACAGTGCGCATGTCGGCGACATCGTCGGCGCGCTGGGCACCATCGGACAACACGAGAGCACCGAAGGTCGCAGCCGCTGGCAGCGGTTCCGGATGTTGTTGGCGGTCTTGGGTCCCGGTCTCATCGTCATGGTCGGCGACAACGACGCGGGTGGGGTGGCCACCTACGCGCAGGCCGGCCAGAACTACGGCATGGCGCTGCTCTGGACGTTGGCGCTGCTGATTCCCGTGCTCTACGTCAACCAGGAGATGGTGGTCCGGCTGGGAGCGGTCGCCGGGGTGGGCCATGCGCGGCTCATCTTCAGCCGGTTCGGACGTTTTTGGGGCGCTTTCAGCGTCGGTGACCTGTTTGTGGTCAACGCATTGACCATTGTCACCGAATTCATCGGGGTGGCAATGGCATTGAGCTACTTCGGTCTGCCCCGCTGGATCTCGGTGCCGCTGGCCGCGGTGCTGTTGTTCGCGGTGGTCGCCGGTGGTTCGTTCCGGCGTTGGGAGCGATTCCTCTTCGCGCTCATCGCACTCAACGTAGTGATGGTTCCCATGGTGATCCTGGTACGCCCATCGCTCACCACCACGGCGTCCGGGTTCGTGCCGTCCTTCCCGGGTGGCCTCAATGCCGAACTACTGATGCTGATCGTCGCGATCGTGGGCACCACGGTGGCACCATGGCAGTTGTTCTTCCAGCAGTCCAACATCGTCGACAAGCGACTGACACCGCGCTGGATCCGTTACGAGCGAATCGATCTCGCAGTGGGGATCGTCGTGGTGATGATTGGTGCGGTCTGCATCATGGGGGCGGCGGCGTTCGGGCTGGCGGGCACCGATGCCGTCGGAAACTTCACCGACGCCGGTGCCGTGGCACGGCTGCTGCATGAGCATGTTAGCCCCACGGTCGGGGCACTGTTCGCCATCCTGTTACTGGATGCCTCTCTCATCGGTGCCAACGCAGTGGGCCTGGCCACTACCTACGCGCTGGGGGACACCTTCGGCAAGCGTCACTCACTGCACTGGAAGCTGAGTGAGGCGCCGGCCTTCTACCTGGGCTACGGCGTGCTGCTCGCGGTCGCCGCCGCGGTGTCGTTCAGCCCCGATCCGGTGTTGGGCGTGCTCACTCAGGGTGTGCAGGCGCTGGCCGGTGTGCTCTTGCCGTCCGCAACGGTCTTCTTGGTGCTGCTCTGCAACGACAAAGCGGTTCTGGGTCCATGGGTCAATACGGCACGTCAGAATGTCGTTGCGGGACTGATTGTCTGGGCCCTGGTACTGCTGTCGTTGTCGCTGACCGCGGCGACCTTCTTTCCCGACCTGAGCACGGCCCAGCTCAAGGCATTCTTCGTGGTCGGCGCGGTTGTCGGGCTTCTCGGTGGTGCGGTGATCTATGCCGCAAGGAAGCGGGCCGATCGCGCCGCCGCCCGTGTTACCGCCGCGGATCTCGGTGGGTTGGATCCAGAGCAGGTGGAGGACCTGGAATCTGCACCGCGTGATCGCGCCCTGCGCCGGGAAGTCCTGCGGCAGCAACGTGAAACCTGGCGTACGCCGGCACTTGACACGTTGGAGCGTCCCGCGTGGTCGCCGTTGCGGACCGCGGGGATGATCGCCCTGCGCGGGTATCTTGTGGTGGCTGTGGTGCTGGTCGGCGTCAAGGTCGCGCAGACCATTATCGGGTAG
- a CDS encoding three-helix bundle dimerization domain-containing protein encodes MAVLSEQAGISDLVEQLHGRHPGLTRDIVEAVVRAEHSRFDDSPLRDYVPLLVERRAREELALLSV; translated from the coding sequence GTGGCGGTACTCAGTGAGCAGGCAGGGATCAGTGACCTGGTGGAGCAGTTACATGGTCGGCATCCCGGTCTGACCCGCGACATCGTGGAGGCAGTGGTTCGCGCCGAGCACTCCCGCTTCGACGACAGTCCACTGCGCGATTACGTTCCGCTGCTGGTTGAGCGGCGCGCACGCGAGGAACTTGCCCTGCTCAGCGTGTAG
- a CDS encoding potassium/proton antiporter, whose amino-acid sequence MSLHQLYLALLIGGLVLLASIVGTRVATRIGFPSLLFFLLVGVVLGEDGLGLEFDNVELARNVCTAALAVILVEGGLTTRFSDIRKVLAPAGAMATVGVVISTLVTAVGAHVLLRMDWQLALLLGAIVSSTDAAAVFSVLRVLPLPRRLAGLLEAESGFNDAPAVILVLMFSIVPFVFEPKSAVVQIVYELLAGSAIGLVCGFLGAMALRRVALPASGLYPIATFGIGLVAFAASGSVHASGFIAAYLAAVVLANSGLPHRSATRSFAEGLGWLAQIGLFVLLGLLVNPSELLDDLVPAIVVGLVLLLAARPLSVLGSLVGFGVPWREQAFLSWAGLRGAVPVVLATFPIVEGVPNSYRLLNIVFVLVVVFTLVQGPSLRPVAHLLGLITREATREIQVEAAPLDVLDAELLTMKVQPGSRLRNVTILELRLPDPAVVTLIIRQGHTFVPLPDTRIESDDELMIVTTSKTRALTESRLRAVSRRGKLAYWFDEYGDVG is encoded by the coding sequence GTGAGCCTGCACCAGCTGTACCTGGCCTTGCTCATCGGTGGGCTGGTGCTGCTCGCCAGCATCGTCGGCACCCGGGTGGCCACGCGCATCGGATTTCCCAGCCTGCTGTTCTTCCTCCTGGTCGGCGTCGTGCTCGGTGAGGATGGGCTGGGTCTGGAGTTCGACAATGTGGAGCTGGCCCGCAATGTGTGTACCGCCGCGCTCGCGGTCATCCTTGTCGAGGGCGGTCTGACCACACGGTTCTCCGATATCCGAAAGGTGCTCGCCCCTGCCGGTGCGATGGCGACGGTCGGTGTCGTGATCAGCACGCTGGTGACCGCGGTCGGCGCGCACGTTCTGCTGCGGATGGACTGGCAGCTGGCACTGCTTCTCGGGGCGATCGTGTCGTCCACGGACGCCGCTGCGGTCTTCTCGGTGCTGCGAGTGCTTCCGCTGCCGAGGCGGTTGGCCGGTCTACTCGAGGCGGAGTCCGGATTCAACGACGCACCTGCGGTGATCTTGGTGTTGATGTTCAGCATCGTGCCCTTCGTATTCGAGCCGAAGAGCGCGGTGGTTCAGATCGTGTACGAACTGCTGGCCGGATCGGCCATAGGCCTGGTGTGCGGCTTCCTCGGCGCGATGGCGCTGCGCCGCGTCGCCCTGCCCGCCTCGGGGCTGTATCCCATCGCGACCTTCGGCATCGGTCTGGTGGCGTTCGCAGCCTCCGGCAGCGTGCATGCCAGCGGCTTCATCGCCGCCTACCTGGCGGCGGTGGTGCTCGCCAACTCAGGTCTGCCGCACCGCTCTGCCACCCGCTCTTTCGCCGAGGGTTTGGGTTGGCTGGCGCAGATCGGGCTCTTCGTCCTGCTGGGATTGCTGGTCAATCCCAGTGAGCTGCTGGACGATCTGGTTCCCGCGATCGTGGTGGGTCTGGTGCTGCTACTGGCCGCCAGGCCGTTGTCCGTGCTGGGATCGCTTGTTGGATTTGGTGTTCCATGGCGCGAGCAAGCATTTCTGTCCTGGGCCGGTTTACGCGGGGCGGTCCCGGTGGTGCTGGCGACTTTCCCGATCGTGGAGGGCGTGCCGAACAGTTATCGCCTGCTGAACATCGTGTTCGTCCTGGTGGTGGTGTTCACCCTGGTGCAGGGACCGAGCCTGCGGCCCGTCGCGCATCTGCTGGGGTTGATCACCCGCGAGGCCACGCGTGAGATCCAGGTCGAGGCAGCTCCTTTGGATGTGCTGGATGCCGAGCTACTCACCATGAAAGTGCAACCGGGATCTCGGCTGCGCAACGTCACCATCCTCGAACTTAGGCTGCCCGATCCTGCCGTCGTCACGCTGATCATCCGGCAGGGCCACACCTTCGTCCCGCTGCCGGATACCCGAATCGAGTCGGACGACGAACTGATGATCGTCACTACCAGCAAGACCAGGGCATTGACCGAGTCGCGGCTGCGCGCGGTGAGCAGACGCGGCAAGCTCGCCTACTGGTTCGACGAATACGGGGACGTGGGCTGA
- a CDS encoding phytoene desaturase family protein: protein MSRATVVGSGPNGLAAAITLARAGISVTVLEATDTPGGGCRSSEMLAPGLIHDDCAATHPMAIGSSFLTSLDLARRGVRWLLPEVDCVHPLDDGSAGVLYRSIDRTALQMGRDGNRWRALFGYPSRHFDTLAQDITAPLLRVPRHPIQMARFGLPAALPASAVGRLLRTESARALYGGVAAHAFRPLHYPMTAAVGLGIMTAGHRYGWPVVSGGTGSLVGAMTAALTELGATVHTGVRIDNAAQLPDADVTLFDLEPGSVAKILGERLPARVFRALTRFRHGPGAFKVDFAIDGGVPWTNVDASQAGTVHLGGPYAELASTERQIHAGTMPERPFVLVGQQYLADPQRSAGTIHPLWTYAHVPSGYTGDATEAIIGQIERFAPGFRERIVGTAVRSTTELSRYNANYVGGDIMTGAKDIRQLVFGPRITLTPYGLGTRGMFICSAATPPGPGAHGMCGVHAANAALAEISRR from the coding sequence ATGAGCAGGGCCACTGTCGTCGGCAGCGGACCCAACGGTCTGGCCGCAGCAATTACTCTCGCGCGCGCGGGGATCTCGGTCACAGTGTTGGAGGCCACTGACACGCCGGGCGGTGGATGTCGTTCCTCGGAGATGCTGGCACCCGGACTGATCCACGACGACTGCGCTGCCACGCACCCGATGGCCATCGGCTCGTCCTTCCTGACGAGTCTTGACCTGGCTCGTCGCGGAGTGCGTTGGCTGCTGCCTGAAGTCGACTGCGTTCACCCGCTCGATGACGGCTCTGCAGGCGTCCTGTACCGGTCGATCGATCGCACGGCCCTCCAGATGGGACGTGACGGCAATCGTTGGCGTGCCCTGTTCGGCTATCCCTCGAGACACTTTGACACCCTTGCTCAGGACATCACGGCACCGCTGTTGCGCGTGCCCCGCCACCCGATCCAGATGGCCCGATTCGGACTGCCGGCTGCCCTGCCCGCATCCGCGGTCGGCAGACTGCTTCGCACCGAATCTGCCCGGGCCCTGTACGGCGGTGTCGCCGCGCACGCCTTCCGCCCCCTGCACTACCCGATGACGGCAGCGGTGGGCCTGGGAATCATGACGGCCGGACACCGCTACGGCTGGCCCGTGGTCTCTGGCGGCACCGGATCCCTCGTCGGGGCCATGACCGCAGCCCTCACCGAACTCGGCGCGACAGTCCACACTGGGGTCCGCATTGACAACGCCGCGCAACTGCCCGATGCCGATGTGACGCTATTCGACCTCGAACCCGGCTCTGTGGCAAAGATTCTTGGCGAGCGGCTGCCTGCACGGGTCTTCCGTGCATTGACGCGGTTTCGTCACGGTCCCGGCGCTTTCAAGGTCGACTTCGCGATCGACGGCGGGGTCCCGTGGACCAATGTCGATGCCAGCCAGGCCGGCACAGTGCACCTCGGCGGCCCCTACGCTGAGCTCGCCTCCACCGAACGGCAGATCCACGCCGGCACCATGCCCGAGCGACCATTCGTACTCGTCGGCCAGCAGTATCTGGCCGATCCGCAACGTTCGGCCGGCACGATCCACCCGCTATGGACCTACGCGCACGTGCCTTCCGGATATACCGGAGATGCGACCGAAGCGATCATCGGCCAGATAGAACGATTCGCCCCCGGTTTCCGTGAGCGCATAGTCGGCACGGCGGTGCGCTCGACGACCGAACTGTCCCGATACAACGCCAACTACGTCGGCGGAGACATCATGACGGGCGCCAAAGACATTCGGCAGCTGGTGTTCGGTCCCCGCATCACGCTCACCCCTTATGGCCTCGGCACCCGCGGGATGTTCATCTGCTCGGCAGCAACCCCGCCCGGACCCGGGGCTCACGGCATGTGCGGGGTGCACGCCGCCAACGCCGCACTCGCGGAAATCAGCAGACGCTGA
- a CDS encoding FMN-binding negative transcriptional regulator yields MYVPKNFAMNDRETAVALTEARLAQLVSHGSAGFMVTPLPLLYRPASHTLVGHVSRANPHWQQAGDCVAIFSGPQAYISPSFYATKSETGKVVPTWNYEVVTVYGELTARDDPHWVHALVTELTAHLERGRPKPWGIDDAPREFTAAQIRAIVGVELSIDRIEGKAKMSQNQPERNRVGVIDGLRRSPDPSDHRAADCVETFNTR; encoded by the coding sequence ATGTACGTACCGAAGAACTTCGCAATGAACGACCGTGAAACCGCGGTCGCTTTGACTGAGGCGCGTCTCGCCCAACTCGTCAGCCATGGTTCCGCAGGCTTCATGGTGACGCCGCTGCCCCTGCTCTACCGACCGGCGAGCCATACTCTTGTGGGGCACGTCTCGCGCGCCAATCCACATTGGCAGCAAGCCGGTGACTGCGTCGCGATCTTCTCCGGTCCGCAGGCATACATCTCGCCCAGTTTCTATGCCACCAAGTCGGAAACCGGCAAAGTCGTGCCTACGTGGAACTACGAAGTGGTTACCGTGTACGGCGAGCTCACCGCGCGCGACGATCCTCATTGGGTCCACGCCCTCGTCACCGAGCTCACCGCGCACCTCGAGCGAGGCAGGCCCAAGCCATGGGGAATCGACGATGCTCCAAGGGAATTCACAGCTGCGCAAATCCGGGCCATCGTCGGGGTGGAATTGAGCATCGACCGCATCGAAGGCAAAGCAAAGATGTCTCAGAACCAACCCGAACGGAACCGGGTTGGTGTCATCGACGGATTGCGCCGCTCCCCCGACCCGTCCGACCATCGCGCTGCGGATTGTGTGGAGACTTTCAACACTCGGTGA
- a CDS encoding S9 family peptidase — MALPALITVEEFFDPPVRASASISPDGTKIGYLAPRDNRLNVWVQSLDSDDARCVTHDETRSVTGFLWTDDPRWLLYVQDSGGDENWHLYRVNLDDPDTPPLDLTPYPDVRLLGLERPHGRPGKLFVQLNHRKIDEIDLYELDIASGELTMLAENPGGVMAWFCGPNHEVFTQSLTREGDIEFSRYESGTLHPLVVYNGADYPVGMHPTQITPDGTGLWMGSSRDTDRTRLVRLDLSSGEESEVDSHPTFDLSAALGLAPALIRHRRTGELLAVRYLGERQEIRVLDPDFAPVLTKLEGLSEGDLAEISSDEDGRRWVVSFTHDRDPGVTYFYDHATGESRQLFRPFPHLDPATLAPMAPVTITSRDGLSLHSYLTLPVGVEPAGLPLVLVVHGGPWHRDSWCFDPAVQFLANRGYAVLQVNFRGSTGYGKAFTKAAIGEFAGKMHDDLIDAVDWAVKQGYADPSRVAIFGGSYGGYSALVGVAFTPDVFAGAIDYVGISNLANFMRTLPPFVRPNLANNWYRYVGDPAVPEQEADMLARSPISRVDQIRTPLLVAQGANDVRVVQAESDNIVAALRARGVEVEYMVKADEGHGFLNPENQIDLYRATERFLSEHLGGRQVL; from the coding sequence ATGGCGCTGCCCGCGCTCATCACCGTCGAAGAATTCTTCGATCCGCCCGTCCGTGCCTCCGCGTCGATCTCACCGGATGGCACCAAGATCGGATACCTGGCGCCGCGCGACAATCGCCTCAACGTGTGGGTACAGAGTCTCGATTCGGACGACGCCCGCTGTGTCACCCATGACGAAACTCGAAGCGTCACAGGTTTTCTCTGGACAGACGATCCGCGCTGGCTGCTCTACGTGCAGGACTCCGGGGGCGACGAGAACTGGCATCTGTATCGGGTGAACTTGGACGACCCTGACACGCCGCCACTGGATCTGACGCCGTACCCCGATGTGCGCCTGCTGGGCCTGGAGCGCCCGCACGGGCGACCCGGGAAGCTTTTCGTCCAGCTCAACCACCGCAAGATCGACGAAATCGACTTGTACGAACTCGATATCGCATCCGGTGAGCTGACCATGCTCGCCGAGAATCCCGGCGGCGTCATGGCCTGGTTCTGCGGACCGAACCACGAGGTGTTCACGCAGTCGCTGACACGCGAAGGCGATATCGAGTTCTCCCGATACGAGTCCGGAACCCTGCATCCTCTCGTCGTCTACAACGGTGCGGACTACCCGGTCGGCATGCACCCGACGCAGATCACACCGGATGGCACCGGGTTGTGGATGGGATCCAGCCGCGACACCGATCGCACACGTCTGGTCCGACTAGACCTGTCCAGCGGTGAGGAATCCGAGGTCGACAGCCACCCCACCTTCGACCTATCCGCAGCACTGGGTCTGGCCCCGGCCCTGATCCGGCATCGGAGAACCGGTGAACTACTGGCAGTTCGATATCTGGGCGAGCGACAGGAGATCCGGGTACTCGATCCAGATTTCGCTCCGGTGCTGACGAAACTTGAGGGGCTTTCGGAGGGAGACCTCGCGGAGATCTCCTCCGACGAGGACGGCCGACGTTGGGTGGTCAGTTTTACGCATGACCGCGATCCAGGGGTCACGTACTTCTACGACCATGCCACGGGCGAGAGCAGACAGCTCTTCCGGCCGTTCCCCCACCTGGACCCGGCGACTCTGGCGCCGATGGCTCCGGTCACCATCACCTCACGTGACGGCCTGAGCCTGCATTCCTATCTGACGCTGCCCGTCGGGGTGGAGCCCGCGGGGTTGCCGCTGGTGCTCGTCGTCCACGGTGGTCCGTGGCATCGCGACAGTTGGTGCTTCGATCCGGCGGTGCAGTTCCTCGCGAACCGCGGATACGCGGTGTTACAGGTCAACTTCCGTGGATCTACTGGTTACGGAAAGGCCTTCACGAAGGCCGCTATCGGAGAGTTCGCCGGCAAGATGCACGACGACCTGATCGATGCGGTGGACTGGGCGGTCAAGCAGGGCTACGCCGATCCCAGCCGCGTAGCGATATTCGGAGGCTCGTACGGCGGATACTCGGCGCTGGTGGGGGTCGCCTTTACGCCAGATGTCTTCGCGGGCGCTATCGACTACGTGGGCATCTCCAATCTGGCGAATTTCATGCGTACCCTCCCGCCGTTCGTGCGGCCGAACCTGGCCAACAACTGGTACCGCTACGTCGGCGACCCTGCGGTGCCGGAACAAGAGGCGGACATGCTGGCTCGATCCCCCATCAGCCGGGTGGACCAGATCCGCACTCCGCTACTGGTTGCCCAGGGCGCCAACGATGTACGCGTAGTGCAAGCTGAATCCGACAACATCGTGGCGGCCCTGCGTGCCCGGGGTGTCGAGGTCGAATACATGGTCAAGGCGGATGAGGGCCACGGATTCCTCAACCCGGAGAATCAGATCGACCTGTACCGTGCGACGGAAAGATTTCTGTCCGAGCATCTAGGCGGACGGCAGGTCCTGTGA